A single genomic interval of Cystobacter ferrugineus harbors:
- a CDS encoding amylo-alpha-1,6-glucosidase: MTAATESPTLPRLSFSWPEGADFTELLPREWLVTNGRGGYASGSLSACNTRRYHGLFIPGLEKKGRTVMLARLNEEVLVRGQTYRLDTEQCADGNHVTGGARLLRGFHLEGLVPHWLYQLGEARLQRKLTLVHGENTLVVVWEHLSGPEVGLRLRPFPALRMHDDKLHTTLLEPTVFLSSSRVELRASEGAPPMRMRLYSSAPAPFVGLRETSAPQLYTVERSRGYDHLETLVSPGYFDCTLRPGERLAMCVTTEDAAVLERDPHETFSLEYERERRLLVQVPPAARTGVSARLVLAADQFIIAPTRSTDEAWARAVGQDVRSVIAGYHWFTDWGRDTMISLEGLTLSTGRHATAAAILRTFHHHVRDGLLPNLFPEGESEGLYHTADATLWFFHAVDRYLQHTKDEQLLRDFYPTLTGIITHHQKGTRHNIRVDPKDGLLSQGEEGYQLTWMDAKVDGWVVTPRRGKAVELNALWFNALRLMVEWSERLGEDARPYAAAAEQAHGSFNRRFWNPATGCLFDVVDGEGGKDDPAVRPNQVFAISLKNPVLRRDKWEPVMTKVHEQLLTPVGLRSLAPGHPDYKPNYDGDLRARDAAYHQGTVWGWLIGHYVDATLKLSEDKRDARAVLEGMKQHLEHAGVGQISEIFDATEPFRPRGCIAQAWSVAETLRVFLKTDVP; the protein is encoded by the coding sequence GTGACCGCTGCGACTGAAAGCCCCACCCTGCCCCGGTTGTCCTTCTCCTGGCCCGAAGGCGCGGACTTCACGGAGCTGCTTCCGCGCGAGTGGCTGGTGACCAACGGGCGCGGCGGCTATGCCTCGGGCTCGCTTTCGGCGTGCAACACGCGGCGCTACCACGGGCTGTTCATCCCCGGCCTGGAGAAGAAGGGCCGCACGGTGATGCTGGCGCGGCTCAACGAGGAAGTGCTCGTGCGGGGCCAGACGTACCGCCTGGACACGGAGCAGTGCGCGGACGGCAACCACGTGACGGGGGGCGCGCGGCTGCTGCGCGGCTTCCACCTGGAGGGACTGGTGCCGCACTGGCTCTATCAGCTCGGCGAGGCGCGCCTGCAACGCAAGCTGACGCTCGTGCATGGCGAGAACACGCTCGTCGTGGTGTGGGAGCACCTGTCGGGGCCCGAGGTGGGGCTGCGGCTGAGGCCCTTCCCCGCCCTGCGCATGCACGACGACAAGTTGCACACCACCCTGCTGGAGCCCACGGTGTTCCTGTCGAGCTCGCGGGTGGAGCTCCGGGCGAGCGAGGGCGCACCGCCCATGCGCATGCGCCTCTACTCGTCCGCGCCGGCGCCCTTCGTGGGGTTGCGCGAGACGAGCGCGCCCCAGCTCTACACGGTGGAGCGGTCGCGCGGGTATGACCACTTGGAGACGCTGGTGAGCCCGGGCTACTTCGATTGCACGTTGCGCCCGGGCGAGCGCCTGGCGATGTGCGTCACCACGGAAGACGCCGCGGTGCTGGAGCGGGACCCCCACGAGACGTTCTCGCTGGAGTACGAGCGCGAGCGGCGGCTGCTGGTGCAGGTGCCCCCGGCCGCGCGCACGGGGGTGTCGGCGCGGCTGGTGCTCGCGGCGGATCAATTCATCATCGCGCCCACGCGTTCCACGGACGAGGCCTGGGCGCGCGCGGTGGGCCAGGACGTGCGCTCGGTGATCGCCGGCTACCACTGGTTCACCGACTGGGGCCGCGACACGATGATCTCCCTGGAGGGGCTGACGTTGAGCACGGGCCGCCACGCCACGGCGGCGGCCATCCTGCGCACCTTCCATCACCACGTGCGCGACGGCCTGTTGCCCAACCTCTTCCCCGAAGGCGAGTCCGAGGGCCTGTACCACACCGCGGACGCGACGCTGTGGTTCTTCCATGCCGTGGACCGCTACCTCCAGCACACGAAGGACGAGCAGTTGTTGCGCGACTTCTATCCGACGCTGACGGGCATCATCACGCACCACCAGAAGGGCACGCGCCACAACATCCGCGTGGACCCGAAGGATGGGCTGTTGAGCCAGGGCGAGGAGGGCTACCAGCTCACGTGGATGGACGCGAAGGTGGACGGCTGGGTGGTGACACCCCGGCGAGGCAAGGCGGTGGAGCTCAACGCGCTGTGGTTCAACGCCTTGCGGCTGATGGTGGAGTGGTCCGAGCGGCTGGGCGAGGACGCGCGGCCCTACGCCGCGGCGGCGGAGCAGGCCCACGGGAGCTTCAACCGGCGCTTCTGGAACCCAGCCACCGGGTGCCTGTTCGACGTGGTGGATGGCGAGGGCGGCAAGGATGACCCCGCGGTGAGACCGAACCAGGTGTTCGCGATCTCGCTGAAGAACCCGGTGCTGCGGCGGGACAAGTGGGAGCCGGTGATGACGAAGGTGCACGAGCAACTGCTGACGCCGGTGGGCCTGCGCAGCCTCGCGCCCGGGCACCCGGACTACAAGCCGAACTACGATGGCGACCTGCGGGCGCGCGACGCGGCGTACCACCAGGGCACCGTGTGGGGGTGGCTCATCGGCCACTACGTGGACGCGACGCTGAAGCTGAGCGAGGACAAGCGGGACGCGCGGGCCGTGCTCGAGGGCATGAAGCAGCACCTGGAGCACGCGGGCGTGGGGCAGATCAGCGAGATCTTCGATGCCACGGAGCCCTTCCGGCCCCGGGGCTGCATCGCGCAGGCCTGGAGCGTGGCGGAGACCCTGCGCGTCTTCCTGAAGACGGACGTGCCCTGA
- a CDS encoding putative quinol monooxygenase gives MYGLIGRMIAAPGKRDELLAALNGSTGHMPGCLSYVIALDREHPDALWVTEVWDSAESHKASLSLPEVRAAITKARPIIAGFDNRVETIPVGGVGLAKAT, from the coding sequence ATGTATGGTCTGATCGGAAGGATGATCGCCGCACCGGGCAAGCGGGACGAACTGCTCGCCGCGCTGAACGGCAGCACCGGGCACATGCCCGGATGCCTCAGTTATGTCATCGCGCTCGATCGCGAGCACCCGGATGCCCTCTGGGTCACGGAAGTCTGGGACAGCGCGGAGAGCCACAAGGCGTCCCTGTCGCTGCCCGAGGTGCGCGCGGCGATCACCAAGGCCCGGCCGATCATCGCCGGGTTCGATAACCGGGTGGAGACGATCCCCGTCGGCGGGGTGGGCCTGGCGAAGGCGACGTAA
- a CDS encoding sugar O-acetyltransferase, whose amino-acid sequence MARTEKEKMLAGELYVAADPELVVGRARARKLLRAYNQSTEEELGQRETLLSQLLGAVGPGVWIEPPFFCDYGEHIRLGARVYMNFQCVILDCNLVTLGDDVFLGPGVHIYAATHPLDPDERIKGPELGRPVTIGAKVWIGGGSIICPGVTIGEGSTIGAGSVVVKDIPPYVFAGGNPCRVIRNLR is encoded by the coding sequence ATGGCACGAACCGAGAAGGAGAAGATGCTCGCGGGTGAGCTGTATGTCGCGGCGGACCCGGAGTTGGTGGTCGGGCGAGCCCGTGCCCGCAAGCTGCTGCGCGCCTACAACCAGTCCACCGAGGAGGAGCTGGGGCAGCGCGAGACCCTGCTCTCCCAGCTCCTGGGCGCGGTGGGCCCGGGGGTGTGGATCGAGCCACCCTTCTTCTGTGACTACGGCGAGCACATCCGGCTGGGCGCTCGCGTGTACATGAACTTCCAATGCGTCATCCTCGACTGCAATCTGGTGACGTTGGGAGATGACGTGTTCCTGGGCCCTGGCGTGCACATCTACGCGGCCACCCACCCGCTGGACCCGGACGAGCGAATCAAGGGCCCCGAGCTGGGACGCCCCGTCACCATTGGCGCCAAGGTATGGATTGGCGGTGGGTCCATCATCTGCCCGGGGGTGACGATCGGCGAGGGCTCCACCATTGGCGCGGGCAGCGTGGTGGTGAAGGACATTCCCCCCTACGTCTTCGCCGGGGGCAATCCCTGCCGCGTCATCCGCAACCTGCGCTGA